One Hydrogenobaculum sp. 3684 genomic window, GGATGCTGTAGTAGATTATCTTCCATCTCCTTTGGATGTGCCACCTGTAACAGGCATAAATCCAAAAACAAATCAAGAAGAAATTAGATTGCCCCAAGACGATCAGCCTTTCTGTGCTTATATATTCAAGGTTGTATCAGACCCTTACGCAGGTCAGCTAAGCTATTTTAGAGTTTTTTCTGGAAAAGTTCAAGCTGGTTCTTATGTGTTAAATTCTACTAAGGATAAAAAAGAGCGTATTGGAAGACTTCTTTTGATGCATGCTAATACAAGAGAAGATATTACAGAAGTTGCGGCTGGTGAGATAGCTGCGGCTGTAGGTGTTGATGCTGCTACTGGTGATACCATATGCGATGAGAAGAGTCCTATTATTTTGGAAAAACTCGAGTTTCCAGAGCCTGTTATATCTATGGCCATAGAACCAAAAACAAAGAAAGATCAAGAGAAACTTTCTCAAGTGTTAAATAAATTCATGAAAGAAGATCCGACGTTTAAAGCCTCTATGGATCCAGAAACTGGACAAACGTTGATACATGGAATGGGTGAGCTTCATCTTGAAATAATGGTAGACAGGATGAAGAGGGAATATAACATAGAGGTAAATGTAGGTAAGCCTCAGGTGGCTTACAAAGAGGCTATAAAAGGCAAAGCTGTGGCTGAAGGTAAGTTTATAAGACAAACGGGTGGTAGAGGTCAGTACGGTCACGTTGTTATAGAGGTAGAACCGTTAGAAAGAGGAAGCGGTTTTGTATTTGAAAATGCTATAGTAGGCGGTGTTATACCAAAAGAGTTTATTCCTCCTGTGGAAGAAGGTATAAAAGAAGCCATGGAAAATGGTGTATTGGCTGGTTATCCAGTGGTTGACGTGAAGGTTAAGCTTTTTGACGGTTCTTACCACGAAGTGGACTCTTCTGAAATAGCCTTTAAAATAGCTGGTTCAATGGCTTTTAAAGAAGCCGCTAAGAAAGCTGGTGTAGTGCTTTTAGAACCTATAATGGAAGTGGAAGTTGAAACTCCAGATGATTATGTTGGAGATGTTATAGGAGATTTAAACTCAAGACGCGGCAAAATTATGGGCATGGAAAATAAAGGCGTCATTACTTCTATAAAAGCACACGTGCCGCTGTCTGAAATGTTTGGTTACGCTACTAACCTTAGAAGTTTAACACAGGGGCGTGGTACGTTTATAATGAAATTCTCCCATTACAGTGAAGCACCTCAAAGTATTACAGAGAAAGTAGTTGGAGAAAGAACTCATACTTAAAAAGGAGTAGCTTATGGCAAAGGAAAAGTTTGTTAGAGAGAAAGAGCACATTAACGTAGGTACCATAGGTCACGTTGACCATGGTAAATCTACCTTAACATCTGCTATAACCTGTGTGTTAGCTGCTGGTGTATTACCAGGTGGTAAGGCAAAATGCTACCGTTATGAAGAAATAGACAAAGCACCTGAAGAGAAAGAAAGAGGTATTACCATCAACATAACTCACGTTGAATACGAAACACCAAAAAGGCACTACGCTCACGTTGACTGTCCTGGACACGCAGACTACATAAAGAACATGATTACAGGTGCCGCTCAAATGGATGGTGCAATACTTGTTGTATCAGCAGCAGATGGTCCAATGCCCCAAACCAGAGAACACGTTTTGTTAGCAAGACAAGTTAACGTTCCTTACATAGTGGTATTTATGAACAAATGTGACATGGTAGATGACCCAGAGCTATTAGATCTAGTAGAGTTAGAAGTAAGAGACCTACTAAACAAGTACGAATTTCCAGGTGATGATGTGCCAATTATAAGAGGTTCTGCTTTAGGAGCCCTTGAAGAACTAGACAAAGGCAAACCAGACAAATGGTGCAATGCAATAGTAGATCTCATGAAAGCCCTAGATGAATACATACCATCTCCTCAAAGAGAAATCGATAAACCATTCCTAATGCCAATAGAAGACGTCTTTACCATCTCTGGTAGAGGTACCGTTGTAACAGGTAGAGTGGAAAGAGGTGTACTAAAACCAGGTGAAGAAGTAGAAATAGTAGGTCTAAAAGAAGAATCCCTAAAAACCACAGCCACATCTATAGAAATGTTTAGAAAAATCCTCGATGAAGCATTGCCAGGTGACAACGTAGGTGTGCTGTTAAGAGGTGTAGGCAAAGACCAAGTAGAAAGAGGTCAAGTATTAGCAAAACCAGGTTCTATAACCCCACACAAAAGATTTAAAGCTCAAGTATACGTACTCTCTAAAGAAGAAGGTGGTAGACACACTCCATTCTTCCTAAACTACAGACCACAATTCTACATAAGAACCGCTGACGTAACAGGTACAGTGGTAAAACTTCCAGAAGGTCAAGAAATGGTAATGCCCGGTGATAACGTAGAGCTTGAAGTAGAGCTAATACATCCAGTGGCTATGGAAGAAGGTCTTAGATTTGCCATAAGAGAAGGTGGTAGAACAGTAGGTGCTGGTGTTGTCACCAAGATTATAGAGTGAGGAAGTTAGTATGGAGCAGGATAAAATACGTATAAAGCTTAAATCTTACGATTATAAACTTTTGGATCAATCTGTTAAGCAAATAGTGGAAACAGTTAAACGAACGGGAAGCTCCGTAAAGGGGCCGATCCCTTTGCCTACTTCTAGAAGGCGCTGGGTTGTTTTGCGCTCACCTCATAAGTTTGATCAATCTAGAGAACATTTTGAAATTAGAGAGTTCAAAAGAATGTTAGATATAGTAAAGATTACACCACAAACTATAGAATCTCTTATGGAGATAAGCCTTCCAGCTGGTGTTGATATTGAAGTTAAGATGAGAGGTTGAGGATATGATAGGTCTTATAGGTAAGAAGCTTGGAATGATGAGAGTTTTTTTAAATGATGGCACAGCTATTCCAGTAACTGCTATTAAAGTAGAACCTAACTATGTAATTTATATTAAAAGCTCTGAAACAGACGGTTATAATGCCATACAGGTAGGTAGCATTCCTTTAAAGCAAAGTAGATTTAAAAAGCCAATGGTTGGTCATTTTAAGAAAGCCAATTTGACACCATTAAAATATTTAAAAGAATTTAGAGTAGATGATGTTTCTAGTTTCGCGTTAGGTCAGGAACTAGGTGTTGATATATTTTCACCTGGTGAGTTGGTGGATATAGTTGGAAGGTCAAAAGGTAGAGGTTTTACAGGTACCATGAAAAGATGGGATTTTGGTGGTTTTCCAAAATCTCACGGTCATAGGTATCATAGGGCTGTAGGTTCTGTAGGAAATCGTACTGATCCTGGTAGAGTTTGGAAGAGCAAAAGAATGGCAGGAAGACACGGTAATGAAACTATAAGGGTTCAAGCTCTTTTAGTTGTGGATGTTTTGAAGGACAAAGGAATTATTCTTGTAAAGGGCTCTGTGCCTGGTCATAAAGATGGAATTGTATATATAGAAAAGAGTCATATTGCCTTTAGAAAGAAAGCTCAAAGGAAGCAGGAGCGTTTGTCTTTTATACCATCAAATCTTTTAAGGCAGGAAGTGTGATATGTTGGTGAATGGTGTAGAATTAAGAGATGATGTTTTTAATGTAGAACCTAAAAAGCATATTTTGTGGGATGTGGTTAGATGGCAGCTTGCTAAAAGAAGACAAGGTACTCATTCCACAAAGACTAGAGCTGAAGTAAATTGTAGTAAGAAAAAGATATTACCTCAAAAAGGTACTGGTAACGCTAGACACGGTGCCAGGTCTGCAAATATCTTTGTTGGTGGCGGTGTTGTACATGGCCCTAAGCCTAGAGATTATGAGTATAAGCTATCTAAGAAGTACAGAAAAATAGCTCTTGCTATGGCTCTTAGCACAAAAGCTAAGAACAACTCTGTTTATGTATTAGAATCTTTGTTATCTTCTTTAGAAAAGCCCAAAACTAAGGTGGCTTTTGAGCTTTTAAAAGAAAGAGGTCTATCTGATAAGAAAGTTTTGGTGGTGACAGAAGATCAAAACGATATTGTTTCTAAAAGCTTTAAAAATATACCAAATACAAAAGTATTACCCGTTGTAGGTCTTAACGTTTACGATATTCTTTGGGCTGATGCTTTGTTGATAGAGCAAGGAGCCTTGGAAAAAATTTATGAGAGGGTAAGTTTATGAGAGCACCTGAAGAAGTTATTATACGTCCTATAATCACTGAGAAGACAAATAGATTGATGGAAGATTTAAATAAGTATGTATTTGAAGTTCACAAAGACGCCAACAAACATGAAATAAAGCATGCTGTGGAAAAGCTGTTTGGAGTAAAAGTGAAAGCTGTTAACACTCTTTATGCAAGACCAAGGGTAAAAAGGACAATAACAAGAAGAGGCAGAGTTTACGGTGCCACAAGAGGTTATAAGAAGGCCATCATTACCCTTGATAAGAATTCGAAAATAGATTTTATGAGCTTGTGAGGTTATATATATGGGTGTAAGAAAGTTAAAACCTGTAACAAACGGACAAAGACATGCTATACTTTACGATTATTCTGAGCTTACTAGAAGAGAACCGGAAAAAAGCCTTACTTATTATTATAAAAGGGCTTTAGGTAGAAGCAGGCAACAAGGTAAAATTACTTCCAGATGGAAAGGCGCTGGTAACAAGATAAGGTATCGTTTGATAGATTTTAAAAGAGATAAAAGTCTTATACCGGCAAAAGTTTATTCTATAGAGTATGACCCGTTTAGAAGCGCTCGTATAGCTTTGCTTCATTATAAAGACGGTGAAAAAAGGTACATCGTATGGCCTGATAAACTTAACGTGGGCGATACAGTGGTTTCTATAAGTTATGAAGATGCTATTAAAGGCAAGGAGCTTCCTGATATAAAGCCCGGCAACGCTATGCCTTTGCGATTTATTCCTGTGGGTACTTTTATTCACAATATAGAGTTAAATCCTGGTAGAGGTGCAAAGCTTGTAAGAGCCGCTGGTTTATCAGCCCAAGTGATAGGTAAGATAGAAGGATATGCTCAAGTACGCTTACCTTCTGGTGAGGTAAGGCTTATAAATGATAAATGCATGGCTACTATAGGTGTTGTGGGTTTGGCTGAGCACGAGCTTGTTAAACTTGGAAAAGCCGGTAGAGCTAGATGGTTAGGTATGAGGCCAAATGTTCGTGGTACAGCTATGAACCCAGTAGATCACCCACATGGTGGTGGTGAAGGTAAAACAAAAGGTAAGCATCCAGAATCACCTTGGGGTTGGAAAACTAAAGGCTATAAGACCAAGAGAGGAAAGAGATATTCTGATAGGTTCATAATATCCAAAAGGAACGCTGGAGGTAAGGTATAATGGGTTTTAGAGGTGCTTGGAATAAAAGAAACAAATTGATAGAGGATTTAGATACATTTTTGAAACTTTATAAAAAAACTCAAAAAGCTTATAAAAAGGTTAGAAAGGTTGAATTTTCTAACAACGATGAGCTTATAGAAAACGCCAAAAAAAGATATCAAGAAATTTGGGATGAATTTAGAGCTTTTGTAAACAAAAAAGCTTGGGTAGATCCAAAACTATGGGCGACGATTAGAAAGATGAATCAAACTGGTGATAGAAAAGTGGTGAAGACATATTCTAGGGATAGTCAAGTGATATCTGAGTTTGTTAACCATACTATAGCTGTTCATAACGGTAAGACTTTTGTGCCCATATATATAACCCCTGAAATGGTGGGTCATAAGCTAGGGGAATTTGCTCCTACCAGGACTTTTAGATCTCACCCAGATAAATCTGCTAAAGTGGTAAAGAAGAAGTGAGGTATAGATTATGAGTATAGAAGTGGTA contains:
- the fusA gene encoding elongation factor G, which gives rise to MPRTVPIQDLRNIGIVAHIDAGKTTTTERILYYTGKTYKIGEVHEGAATMDWMPQEKERGITITAATTACYWAGKQINIIDTPGHVDFSVEVVRSMRVLDGIIFIFSAVEGVQPQSEANWRWADKFNVARIAFINKLDRLGADFYRVYDEIAKKLTIKPVAIQIPIGTEDNFVGVVDLMNMKAIIWLEETLGAKYEIRDIPEEYKAKAQEWREKMVESIAETDDALMEKYLEGQELTIDELKQALRKATINKQLVPVLCGSAFKNKGVQPLLDAVVDYLPSPLDVPPVTGINPKTNQEEIRLPQDDQPFCAYIFKVVSDPYAGQLSYFRVFSGKVQAGSYVLNSTKDKKERIGRLLLMHANTREDITEVAAGEIAAAVGVDAATGDTICDEKSPIILEKLEFPEPVISMAIEPKTKKDQEKLSQVLNKFMKEDPTFKASMDPETGQTLIHGMGELHLEIMVDRMKREYNIEVNVGKPQVAYKEAIKGKAVAEGKFIRQTGGRGQYGHVVIEVEPLERGSGFVFENAIVGGVIPKEFIPPVEEGIKEAMENGVLAGYPVVDVKVKLFDGSYHEVDSSEIAFKIAGSMAFKEAAKKAGVVLLEPIMEVEVETPDDYVGDVIGDLNSRRGKIMGMENKGVITSIKAHVPLSEMFGYATNLRSLTQGRGTFIMKFSHYSEAPQSITEKVVGERTHT
- the tuf gene encoding elongation factor Tu, with amino-acid sequence MAKEKFVREKEHINVGTIGHVDHGKSTLTSAITCVLAAGVLPGGKAKCYRYEEIDKAPEEKERGITINITHVEYETPKRHYAHVDCPGHADYIKNMITGAAQMDGAILVVSAADGPMPQTREHVLLARQVNVPYIVVFMNKCDMVDDPELLDLVELEVRDLLNKYEFPGDDVPIIRGSALGALEELDKGKPDKWCNAIVDLMKALDEYIPSPQREIDKPFLMPIEDVFTISGRGTVVTGRVERGVLKPGEEVEIVGLKEESLKTTATSIEMFRKILDEALPGDNVGVLLRGVGKDQVERGQVLAKPGSITPHKRFKAQVYVLSKEEGGRHTPFFLNYRPQFYIRTADVTGTVVKLPEGQEMVMPGDNVELEVELIHPVAMEEGLRFAIREGGRTVGAGVVTKIIE
- the rpsJ gene encoding 30S ribosomal protein S10; the protein is MEQDKIRIKLKSYDYKLLDQSVKQIVETVKRTGSSVKGPIPLPTSRRRWVVLRSPHKFDQSREHFEIREFKRMLDIVKITPQTIESLMEISLPAGVDIEVKMRG
- the rplC gene encoding 50S ribosomal protein L3: MIGLIGKKLGMMRVFLNDGTAIPVTAIKVEPNYVIYIKSSETDGYNAIQVGSIPLKQSRFKKPMVGHFKKANLTPLKYLKEFRVDDVSSFALGQELGVDIFSPGELVDIVGRSKGRGFTGTMKRWDFGGFPKSHGHRYHRAVGSVGNRTDPGRVWKSKRMAGRHGNETIRVQALLVVDVLKDKGIILVKGSVPGHKDGIVYIEKSHIAFRKKAQRKQERLSFIPSNLLRQEV
- the rplD gene encoding 50S ribosomal protein L4; amino-acid sequence: MLVNGVELRDDVFNVEPKKHILWDVVRWQLAKRRQGTHSTKTRAEVNCSKKKILPQKGTGNARHGARSANIFVGGGVVHGPKPRDYEYKLSKKYRKIALAMALSTKAKNNSVYVLESLLSSLEKPKTKVAFELLKERGLSDKKVLVVTEDQNDIVSKSFKNIPNTKVLPVVGLNVYDILWADALLIEQGALEKIYERVSL
- the rplW gene encoding 50S ribosomal protein L23, yielding MRAPEEVIIRPIITEKTNRLMEDLNKYVFEVHKDANKHEIKHAVEKLFGVKVKAVNTLYARPRVKRTITRRGRVYGATRGYKKAIITLDKNSKIDFMSL
- the rplB gene encoding 50S ribosomal protein L2, with the translated sequence MGVRKLKPVTNGQRHAILYDYSELTRREPEKSLTYYYKRALGRSRQQGKITSRWKGAGNKIRYRLIDFKRDKSLIPAKVYSIEYDPFRSARIALLHYKDGEKRYIVWPDKLNVGDTVVSISYEDAIKGKELPDIKPGNAMPLRFIPVGTFIHNIELNPGRGAKLVRAAGLSAQVIGKIEGYAQVRLPSGEVRLINDKCMATIGVVGLAEHELVKLGKAGRARWLGMRPNVRGTAMNPVDHPHGGGEGKTKGKHPESPWGWKTKGYKTKRGKRYSDRFIISKRNAGGKV
- the rpsS gene encoding 30S ribosomal protein S19, which produces MWDEFRAFVNKKAWVDPKLWATIRKMNQTGDRKVVKTYSRDSQVISEFVNHTIAVHNGKTFVPIYITPEMVGHKLGEFAPTRTFRSHPDKSAKVVKKK